A single genomic interval of Aureliella helgolandensis harbors:
- a CDS encoding sulfatase: MTLAIRSAMLLLLLCSVCRLHAASPEHPNVLFIAVDDLRPQLACYGKPEMHSPNIDRLAASGVLFERAYCMVPTCGASRAALMTSQRPNRTQFVNHLTWAEREVPDALPLHTHFKQNGYETISLGKIFHHPTDHADGWSEPAWRSPKRGYQDRASERQAVQQNKQQWPGKSNHRGPAFEAFDGPEENYPDADCASRAIEYLEKYAEHPEQPFFLAVGFLKPHLPFNAPQKYWDLYDHDSIDLPPNYFPPQGAPQGAVHNSGELRAYAGIQPRGPVERETARNLIHGYYACVSFADAQIGRVVDSLARLKLADHTIVVLWGDHGWQLGEHGMWNKHSCFETSMQAPLLISAPGDTLVQPQTRVQSMAEFIDVYPTLCDLAAIPHPPGLEGTSLLPVMRDPSLPGKQFAVGRFGAGDTIRSDKWRYSEYTSPRGDSTGVMLYDQVADAEENSNVAAVQMDEVHQLSQQLRQRMGKSPKRSDPPQ; the protein is encoded by the coding sequence ATGACGCTTGCAATCCGGTCAGCGATGCTTCTACTCCTCCTATGTTCGGTTTGCCGATTGCACGCTGCATCACCGGAGCATCCCAACGTGTTGTTCATTGCGGTCGACGACTTGCGTCCGCAACTGGCATGCTATGGCAAGCCGGAGATGCACTCTCCCAACATCGACCGCCTGGCAGCAAGTGGTGTCCTGTTTGAACGCGCGTATTGCATGGTACCGACCTGCGGCGCCTCACGAGCTGCATTGATGACGAGCCAGCGTCCCAATCGCACTCAGTTCGTCAACCATCTAACGTGGGCAGAACGCGAAGTCCCCGATGCGTTGCCACTCCATACTCACTTCAAGCAAAATGGCTACGAAACCATTAGCCTTGGAAAAATATTCCATCATCCAACCGACCATGCCGATGGCTGGTCCGAGCCCGCATGGCGTTCTCCCAAGCGGGGTTACCAGGATCGCGCCAGCGAACGCCAAGCGGTGCAGCAGAACAAACAGCAATGGCCTGGAAAGTCCAATCATCGAGGGCCAGCGTTCGAGGCCTTTGACGGTCCCGAAGAGAACTACCCCGATGCGGACTGCGCCAGCCGGGCTATTGAGTACTTGGAGAAGTATGCCGAACACCCTGAGCAACCGTTTTTCCTAGCGGTCGGTTTCCTTAAGCCGCACCTACCCTTCAATGCGCCCCAGAAGTATTGGGACCTCTACGATCACGACTCAATTGACCTTCCCCCGAACTACTTCCCGCCCCAAGGGGCACCACAGGGAGCGGTCCACAACTCGGGTGAACTACGCGCCTACGCCGGGATCCAGCCCCGCGGGCCGGTCGAGCGTGAAACCGCGCGCAACCTGATCCATGGGTACTACGCTTGCGTTAGTTTTGCCGATGCTCAAATTGGTCGAGTGGTCGATTCTCTGGCGCGTCTCAAACTCGCTGACCATACCATCGTCGTGTTGTGGGGCGACCACGGTTGGCAGCTTGGCGAGCACGGGATGTGGAACAAGCACTCCTGTTTTGAAACGTCGATGCAGGCTCCATTACTGATCAGCGCACCTGGCGATACTCTTGTGCAGCCCCAAACGCGAGTCCAGTCGATGGCGGAATTCATTGACGTCTACCCAACCCTGTGCGATTTGGCGGCGATCCCGCATCCACCTGGCCTTGAGGGCACCAGCCTTTTGCCTGTAATGCGTGATCCAAGCTTACCGGGTAAACAATTTGCCGTCGGTCGATTCGGGGCAGGGGATACAATCCGTTCGGACAAGTGGCGGTACAGCGAATACACCTCCCCTCGCGGGGACTCAACCGGCGTCATGCTCTACGATCAAGTGGCCGATGCAGAGGAAAATAGCAACGTGGCAGCTGTGCAAATGGATGAAGTCCACCAACTGTCTCAGCAACTCCGTCAGCGCATGGGAAAATCTCCCAAGAGAAGCGATCCCCCCCAATAG
- a CDS encoding HesB/IscA family protein: MAVLLSENAANQVKKFREENQFGDEMFLRIGVAGGGCSGFNYTLSFDDKFDEAADSRYEHHGVAVVVDKKSSLYLDGTTVDWYHSLEKQGFTFDNPNAVKSCGCGSSFSA; the protein is encoded by the coding sequence ATGGCCGTTTTACTTTCCGAGAATGCTGCTAACCAAGTCAAAAAGTTCCGCGAAGAAAACCAATTTGGCGATGAGATGTTCCTGCGAATTGGCGTAGCCGGTGGCGGTTGCAGTGGTTTCAACTACACACTGTCCTTCGATGACAAGTTCGATGAAGCAGCCGACAGCCGCTACGAACACCATGGCGTTGCTGTCGTTGTCGACAAGAAGAGCTCCCTATACCTCGACGGAACCACGGTCGACTGGTACCACAGCCTCGAGAAGCAAGGCTTTACCTTCGACAATCCCAACGCAGTCAAGTCTTGCGGTTGTGGCAGCTCCTTCTCGGCCTAG